In a single window of the Ignavibacteria bacterium genome:
- a CDS encoding nucleotidyltransferase family protein, whose protein sequence is MDKQKLYSEIVEFLKSKGATKVAVFGSYVRNEETLESDIDLIVTLPDDISLMKFVRIERELSEKIGKKVELLTEEYISPYLIKSIHSEMKILYS, encoded by the coding sequence ATGGATAAACAAAAACTATATTCCGAAATTGTTGAATTTTTGAAATCAAAAGGTGCCACCAAGGTAGCTGTTTTTGGTTCTTATGTCAGGAATGAAGAAACGCTTGAGAGTGATATTGATTTAATAGTCACATTACCTGATGATATAAGTTTGATGAAATTCGTTAGGATTGAAAGAGAACTATCAGAGAAAATCGGCAAAAAAGTTGAACTTCTAACTGAGGAATATATTAGCCCTTATCTCATCAAATCAATTCACTCGGAAATGAAAATCCTCTACAGTTGA
- the gyrA gene encoding DNA gyrase subunit A has product MANEKIIPVNIEQEMQNSYLDYSMSVIVARALPDVRDGLKPVHRRVLYGMNELGLQPNRPYKKSARVVGDVLGKYHPHGDKAVYDTIVRMVQDFSLRYPLVDGQGNFGSVDGDSPAAMRYTEVRLAQISNNILADLDKNTVDFIANYDDTAKEPSVLPTILPNLLVNGSSGIAVGMATNIPPHNLSEVVDGLVALIKDPGISIDKIMKHIKAPDFPTGGIIWGFEGVKSAYLTGRGKIIIRAKARIEVAKNDRETIIISELPYQVNKANLIESIAYLVRDKKIEDISDVRDESDKDGLRVVIDVKRGGAANVILNNLFKHTQMQVTFGVILLALVDGIPRVLNLKDMMESFVKHRLNVIIRRTKFDLDTAEKRAHILEGYMIALDNIDEVIEVIKKSKDVPTAQERLMKRFKLSEIQAKAILDMRLQRLTGLERKKIEEEYRELIKLIEKLKRILASDALRREILTDELKQLKETYGDERRTEIVMNAVKISDEEFIKEFIKEEDVVITISHSGYIKRTPVSGYRRQSRGGKGIIGATTREDDFIEHMFVASTHNHLMFFTDLGKCYMLKVHEIQEASRTAKGYSVANYIGKSKEEEITAILNVKDFGEENYITMVTRQGVMKKTDLNNFENTRKGGIIAISLGKDDKLIDVQLTNGKQEILIGTHGGMAIRFNESDVRSMGRTAAGVRAIKLDKKDFVVGLVAVKRAGTSILVVTDKGYGKRSDLQDYRMTRRGGKGVITMKSSDKNGSLISIREVVDNDDLMIITTKGIMIRQNVGEIRVMGRNTQGVRLIKLHDNDTISAVASVVGEDDEVE; this is encoded by the coding sequence ATGGCTAACGAAAAAATTATTCCTGTAAATATTGAACAGGAAATGCAGAACTCTTACCTGGATTACTCAATGAGCGTTATTGTAGCCCGCGCATTACCTGATGTAAGGGACGGGCTTAAGCCTGTTCACCGCAGGGTGCTCTACGGCATGAATGAGCTCGGGCTTCAGCCTAACCGCCCGTATAAAAAATCCGCAAGGGTTGTGGGTGATGTGCTTGGTAAATACCATCCGCACGGCGATAAGGCAGTTTATGATACAATTGTGCGTATGGTGCAGGATTTTTCACTGCGTTACCCGCTGGTTGACGGACAGGGTAATTTCGGCTCTGTTGATGGCGACTCTCCCGCGGCTATGCGTTATACAGAAGTAAGGCTGGCGCAGATATCAAACAATATTCTAGCCGATCTTGATAAAAATACAGTTGATTTTATTGCAAACTATGATGATACTGCAAAAGAGCCTTCTGTATTGCCGACAATTTTGCCTAACCTGCTTGTAAACGGTTCAAGCGGTATTGCTGTTGGTATGGCTACCAACATACCGCCCCATAACTTAAGCGAAGTTGTTGACGGGCTTGTTGCGCTGATTAAAGATCCGGGTATCAGCATTGATAAAATAATGAAGCATATTAAAGCACCTGATTTCCCGACCGGCGGTATTATCTGGGGATTTGAAGGTGTTAAATCTGCTTACTTAACCGGCAGGGGCAAGATAATTATCCGCGCCAAGGCAAGAATTGAAGTTGCTAAAAATGACAGGGAAACGATCATCATAAGCGAGCTGCCATACCAGGTAAATAAAGCTAACCTGATAGAAAGCATTGCTTACCTTGTACGTGATAAAAAAATAGAAGATATTTCTGATGTAAGGGATGAGTCAGATAAAGACGGCTTAAGGGTAGTAATAGATGTAAAACGCGGCGGTGCTGCAAATGTTATCCTGAACAACCTGTTTAAGCATACACAAATGCAGGTTACTTTCGGTGTGATACTGCTTGCGCTTGTTGACGGAATTCCCAGGGTGCTTAACCTGAAGGATATGATGGAGAGCTTTGTTAAGCACAGGCTTAATGTTATTATCCGCAGGACGAAGTTCGATCTTGATACCGCTGAAAAGCGCGCTCATATTTTAGAAGGCTACATGATTGCTTTGGATAACATCGATGAAGTGATCGAGGTTATCAAAAAGTCAAAGGATGTGCCAACTGCGCAGGAAAGATTGATGAAGCGCTTCAAGCTTTCTGAGATCCAGGCTAAAGCTATACTTGATATGCGCCTGCAGCGCTTAACGGGACTTGAACGCAAGAAAATTGAAGAAGAATACCGCGAGCTTATTAAGCTTATCGAAAAGCTTAAAAGGATCCTCGCAAGCGACGCTTTGAGAAGAGAGATATTGACAGATGAGCTTAAACAGCTTAAAGAAACTTACGGCGATGAAAGAAGAACTGAAATTGTGATGAATGCCGTAAAGATAAGCGATGAAGAGTTCATTAAGGAATTCATTAAAGAAGAAGATGTTGTTATCACTATAAGCCACAGCGGGTATATAAAACGTACACCTGTGAGCGGGTACCGCAGGCAGTCAAGAGGCGGCAAAGGTATCATTGGAGCAACAACACGCGAAGATGACTTCATAGAACATATGTTCGTTGCATCAACGCATAACCATCTTATGTTCTTTACTGATCTAGGAAAATGTTACATGCTTAAGGTACATGAGATCCAGGAAGCATCAAGAACTGCGAAAGGATATTCAGTTGCCAATTACATTGGCAAGAGCAAGGAAGAAGAGATTACTGCGATTCTTAATGTAAAAGATTTCGGCGAAGAGAACTATATCACAATGGTAACAAGGCAGGGCGTGATGAAAAAGACTGACCTGAATAACTTTGAAAATACACGCAAAGGCGGGATCATAGCAATAAGCCTTGGTAAGGATGATAAGCTTATAGACGTTCAGCTTACAAACGGGAAGCAGGAAATATTAATAGGCACTCACGGCGGTATGGCTATAAGGTTCAATGAAAGCGATGTGCGCTCAATGGGCAGAACAGCTGCCGGTGTAAGGGCAATTAAGCTTGATAAGAAGGATTTCGTTGTAGGACTTGTTGCAGTAAAACGCGCAGGTACCTCCATCCTTGTAGTTACTGATAAGGGCTACGGCAAACGCAGCGACCTGCAGGATTACCGCATGACACGCCGCGGCGGCAAAGGCGTTATCACAATGAAATCCAGCGACAAGAACGGCTCGCTGATATCAATAAGGGAAGTTGTTGATAACGATGACTTGATGATAATTACAACAAAAGGAATTATGATAAGGCAGAATGTAGGCGAGATAAGAGTTATGGGAAGAAATACGCAGGGCGTTAGACTGATAAAGCTGCATGATAACGATACAATTTCAGCCGTTGCCAGCGTTGTTGGTGAAGATGATGAAGTTGAATAA
- the ltaE gene encoding low-specificity L-threonine aldolase: MTIIDLRSDTVTRPSPEMREAMANAEVGDDVWGDDPTVNLLQEKCMELTGKPAALFVTSGCMGNQLAIKCHTNPAEEIIAEWDSHIVKYEIAGPSFISGVQVMPLKGVHGVMDPDEITAHIRPDWYHYPKTSLVCIENTHNRAGGTIYPLVEIQNVSKVCRDNGLKFHIDGARIFNASVESGVSVKEYATCADSITFCFSKGLGAPVGSILCGETDFIKRAHKFRKILGGGMRQAGIIAAGALYAIENNVDRLREDHNNAKYFAAEISRLPYVVIDMESVQTNIVVFNTTRDASKIKEMLEGKGVLVTNEGKDRMRAVFHMDVTAEETRQAIEIFKTIKS; this comes from the coding sequence ATGACAATTATTGATCTGCGTTCCGATACAGTAACCCGTCCTTCACCTGAAATGCGTGAAGCAATGGCAAATGCAGAAGTTGGAGATGACGTATGGGGTGATGATCCAACGGTAAATCTGCTGCAGGAAAAATGTATGGAGCTGACCGGTAAACCGGCAGCTCTTTTTGTTACTTCAGGATGTATGGGTAACCAGCTAGCAATAAAATGCCATACAAATCCCGCAGAAGAAATTATTGCTGAGTGGGATTCACACATAGTAAAATATGAAATAGCCGGACCTTCATTCATTTCAGGAGTGCAGGTTATGCCGTTAAAAGGCGTGCATGGGGTTATGGATCCAGATGAGATCACAGCCCACATAAGGCCTGATTGGTACCACTACCCAAAAACTTCGCTTGTGTGCATTGAAAATACCCACAATCGTGCCGGAGGCACTATCTACCCGCTTGTTGAAATTCAGAATGTAAGCAAGGTCTGCCGGGATAACGGCCTTAAGTTTCATATTGATGGCGCAAGGATCTTTAATGCATCGGTAGAGTCAGGTGTGAGCGTAAAAGAATATGCAACATGCGCTGACTCAATTACATTCTGTTTTTCAAAAGGGCTGGGGGCACCCGTTGGCAGCATTTTATGCGGTGAAACCGATTTTATTAAACGTGCGCATAAATTCCGCAAAATTTTGGGCGGTGGAATGCGCCAGGCAGGAATAATTGCAGCAGGCGCGTTATATGCCATAGAAAACAATGTTGATCGCCTGAGGGAAGATCACAACAACGCGAAATATTTTGCCGCAGAAATTTCCAGGCTGCCTTATGTTGTTATTGATATGGAATCAGTGCAGACCAATATTGTTGTTTTTAATACTACCCGTGATGCATCAAAAATTAAAGAGATGCTCGAAGGAAAAGGTGTGCTGGTTACCAATGAAGGCAAGGACAGGATGAGGGCTGTGTTCCATATGGATGTTACCGCTGAAGAGACGCGGCAGGCAATAGAGATATTTAAAACAATAAAGTCTTAA